One region of Drosophila teissieri strain GT53w chromosome 2L, Prin_Dtei_1.1, whole genome shotgun sequence genomic DNA includes:
- the LOC122626524 gene encoding 1-phosphatidylinositol 4,5-bisphosphate phosphodiesterase classes I and II isoform X1 — protein MMSAGGTYISTASVEVPQALQDGEKFIRWDDDSGTGTPVTMRVDAKGFFLYWVDQNNELDILDIATIRDVRTGQYAKRPKDNKLRQIVTLGPQDTLEEKTVTVCHGSDFVNMTFVNFCCTRRDIAQLWSDGLIKLAYSLAQLNGSAIMFLQKAHTKLCLQVDKSGRIPVKNIIKLFAQNKEDRKRVEKALDVTGLPSGKVDSIPVSKFQFEDFYNLYKYLTQRSEVERLFDSIVGNSKRKCMSIAQLVEFLNKTQRDPRLNEILYPYANPARAKELIQQYEPNKFNAQKGQLSLDGFLRYLMGDDNPIMAPSKLDLCDDMDQPMSHYFINSSHNTYLTGHQLTGKSSVEIYRQCLLAGCRCVELDFWNGRTEEPVIVHGYTFVPEIFAKDVLEAIAESAFKTSEYPVILSFENHCNPRQQAKIANYCREIFGDMLLDKPLDSHPLEPNMDLPPPAMLRRKIIIKNKKKHHHHHHHHHHKKPAQVGTPAANNKLTTANSVDAKAAQQVALAAAHEDGGVTRSTANGDVATGTGAGSAAGTAGHAPPLQQIRQSSKDSTGSSDSDSSSEDESLPNTTPNLPSGNEPPPEKAQKETEAGAEISALVNYVQPIHFSSFENAEKKNRCYEMSSFDEKQATTLLKERPIEFVNYNKHQLSRVYPAGTRFDSSNFMPQLFWNAGCQLVALNFQTLDLAMQLNLGIFEYNARSGYLLKPEFMRRSDRRLDPFAESTVDGIIAGTVSITVLSGQFLTDKRANTFVEVDMYGLPADTVRKKFRTKTVRDNGMNPVYDEEPFVFKKVVLPELASIRIAAYEEGGKLIGHRVLPVIGLCPGYRHVNLRSEVGQPIALASLFLCVVVKDYVPDDLSNFAEALANPIKYQSELEKRDIQLSVLTDEAEALGNADEDLSKSFVFVQVGGQKKELRPVESLATSPKHRASISAAAAMSVDITVDRTDGGRGEDSVSIVAPSIQHQHSLDQSVSTSIRQVESSQFDVDLVLAEPLEKILDHKSVKEKRLEMEKKLESLRKKHDKEKVKIAGQKSSPLEGKKPKFAITNKLVKRLSNKSLNCLSPHSEPGIEVPACPLDLGDSSEESAAADAGEDLAGGSSSLDGRTQESRLRSACREYTSQYRELQEKYHEAIYTAAEKVLKTSQTGQTKQLKASLDKVTGEVMHQLQEARRNEVKTLATVHRDRDELIRMKREVASSVVERGVAERVRLKQTFDRRTDELQKQHDSVRNSLAEHRSKARQILDKEAESRSCVSSSGFLVLFHGPHHHGCSGSGSSALSGNNLTLNLDAGAAGSHSAISPARSHNSIAATAEMKT, from the exons GACTCGGGCACTGGAACACCGGTCACAATGCGCGTCGACGCCAAGGGCTTCTTTCTCTACTGGGTCGACCAAAACAACGAGCTGGATATCCTGGATATAGCCACCATTCGCGACGTTCGCACAGGACAGTACGCCAAGCGGCCAAAG GACAACAAGCTGCGCCAGATTGTGACGCTGGGCCCCCAGGACACGCTGGAGGAGAAGACGGTGACCGTGTGCCACGGCTCGGATTTCGTCAACATGACGTTCGTTAACTTCTGCTGCACCCGCCGGGACATAGCCCAG CTCTGGAGCGACGGACTCATCAAGTTGGCCTACAGTTTGGCCCAGCTCAACGGCTCGGCGATTATGTTCCTGCAGAAGGCCCACACCAAACTGTGTCTCCAGGTGGACAAGAGCGGTCGCATACCAGTGAAAAA CATCATAAAACTTTTCGCCCAAAACAAGGAGGATCGCAAACGTGTCGAGAAGGCGCTGGACGTGACCGGTTTGCCGTCGGGAAAGGTCGATAGCATACCGGTGTCCAAATTTCAATTCGAGGACTTTTACAATTTGTACAAATATCTCACGCAGCGCTCGGAGGTGGAGCGCCTCTTCGACAGCAT CGTCGGCAACTCGAAGCGCAAGTGCATGTCCATCGCCCAACTGGTGGAGTTCCTGAACAAGACGCAGCGTGATCCCCGCCTCAACGAGATCCTCTATCCCTACGCGAATCCCGCCCGCGCCAAGGAGCTCATCCAGCAGTATGAGCCCAACAAGTTCAACGCGCAAAAGGGCCAACTCAGCCTGGATGGCTTTTTGAG GTACTTAATGGGCGACGACAATCCCATCATGGCGCCCAGCAAGCTCGATCTCTGCGATGACATGGACCAGCCGATGTCGCACTACTTCATCAACTCCTCGCACAACACCTACTTGACGGGCCACCAGCTGACCGGCAAGTCGTCCGTGGAGATTTACAGGCAGTGCCTCCTGGCGGGATGCAG ATGCGTCGAGCTTGACTTCTGGAACGGACGCACCGAGGAGCCGGTCATTGTCCACGGCTACACGTTCGTGCCCGAGATTTTCGCCAAGGACGTGCTGGAGGCCATCGCAGAGAGTGCATTTAAAACATCCGAATACCCTGTGATATTGAGCTTTGAGAATCACTGCAACCCTAGGCAACAG GCGAAAATTGCCAACTATTGTCGCGAAATATTCGGCGATATGCTGCTCGACAAGCCGCTGGACTCGCATCCGCTGGAACCGAACATGGACTTGCCACCGCCGGCGATGCTGCGCCGCAAGATCATCATCAAGAACAAGAAgaagcaccaccaccaccatcaccatcatcaccacaaAAAGCCGGCGCAGGTGGGCACGCCGGCAGCCAACAACAAACTGACTACAGCGAACTCAG TGGATGCCAAGGCGGCGCAACAAGTCGCTCTGGCGGCCGCGCATGAGGATGGGGGCGTGACCAGGAGCACCGCCAACGGGGACGTTGCCACGGGAACAGGAGCCGGAAGTGCTGCTGGGACAGCAGGACACGCACCGCCGTTGCAA CAAATCCGCCAAAGCTCCAAAGACAGCACTGGATCCTCCGATTCGGACAGCTCCTCGGAGGATGAATCCCTGCCCAACACCACGCCCAATTTGCCCAGTGGCAACGAACCTCCGCCGGAAAAGGCTCAGAAGGAAACGGAGGCCGGAGCAGAGATTTCAGCTTTGGTCAACTATGTTCAGCCCATCCACTTTAGCTCCTTTGAAAATGCAGAAA AAAAGAATCGCTGCTACGAAATGTCTTCGTTCGATGAGAAACAGGCAACAACACTGTTAAAGGAGCGACCGATTGAGTTTGTGAACTACAACAAGCACCAGTTATCTCGAGTCTATCCGGCGGGAACTCGCTTCGATAGCTCCAACTTTATGCCGCAGTTGTTCTGGAATGCCGGATGTCAGCTCGTGGCACTCAACTTCCAGACCCTCGATCTGGCCATGCAACTCAACTTGGGGATCTTCGAGTACAACGCTCGGTCCGGTTATCTACTCAAGCCGGAGTTTATGCGCCGCTCAGATCGCAGACTGGATCCCTTCGCCGAAAGCACTGTGGATGGCATCATAGCTGGCACAGTATCGATCACGGTCTTATCGGGTCAGTTTCTCACGGATAAGAGGGCGAACACTTTTGTGGAAGTGGACATGTACGGCTTGCCAGCGGACACTGTGAGAAAGAAGTTCCGCACCAAGACAGTCCGGGACAATGGAATGAATCCAGTTTACGACGAGGAGCCGTTTGTGTTTAAGAAGGTGGTTCTGCCTGAGCTGGCGAGTATTCGAATTGCCGCATATGAGGAGGGTGGCAAACTCATCGGTCACCGCGTTTTGCCCGTAATCGGTCTCTGCCCTGGCTACCGACATGTGAATCTCCGATCCGAAGTGGGTCAACCAATAGCCCTGGCATCCCTTTTCCTGTGCGTCGTGGTCAAGGATTATGTGCCCGACGATCTCTCCAATTTCGCAGAGGCGCTAGCCAACCCGATTAAATACCAAAGTGAGCTGGAGAAGCGCGATATTCAACTGTCTGTTCTGACTGACGAGGCCGAAGCGCTGGGCAATGCGGACGAGGATCTGTCCAAGTCGT TCGTTTTCGTCCAAGTAGGTGGCCAGAAAAAGGAGCTGCGTCCGGTTGAATCGCTAGCGACTTCGCCCAAGCACAGGGCGAGTATCTCGGCAGCTGCGGCAATGAGTGTGGACATTACCGTGGATCGGACCGATGGCGGAAGGGGAGAGGATAGCGTCTCTATCGTGGCACCCTCAATTCAGCATCAGCACTCCCTAGACCAGTCCGTAAGCACCTCCATCCGTCAGGTGGAGTCCTCGCAGTTTGATGTGGATCTTGTATTGGCGGAGCCGCTAGAAAAGATCTTGGATCACAAGTCCGTCAAGGAAAAGCGTCTCGAGATGGAGAAGAAGCTGGAGTCGCTGCGAAAGAAGCATGACAAGGAAAAGGTCAAGATCGCGGGCCAGAAATCCAGTCCGCTTGAGGGCAAGAAGCCGAAGTTTGCCATCACGAATAAGCTGGTGAAACGGCTAAGCAACAAGAGTCT TAATTGTCTCTCTCCACACAGCGAGCCTGGCATAGAGGTCCCCGCCTGCCCTCTGGATCTAGGCGATAGCAGCGAGGAGAGCGCAGCCGCGGACGCCGGTGAGGACTTAGCCGGTGGGAGCAGCAGCCTGGATGGCAGAACTCAGGAGTCGCGACTGCGCAGTGCCTGCCGGGAGTACACGTCCCAGTACCGGGAGCTGCAGGAGAAGTACCACGAGGCTATTTACACTGCTGCCGAGAAGGTGCTAAAGACATCGCAAACTGGTCAAACAAAGCAGCTGAAGGCATCGCTGGACAAGGTCACTGGAGAGGTGATGCACCAGCTGCAGGAGGCGCGCCGCAACGAGGTCAAGACTCTGGCCACCGTGCACCGGGATCGAGATGAACTGATCAG AATGAAACGCGAGGTGGCAAGCTCCGTTGTGGAACGTGGCGTAGCTGAACGTGTGCGGCTGAAGCAGACCTTTGACCGGAGAACGGATGAACTCCAGAAGCAGCACGACTCAGTGCGCAATTCCCTGGCAGAACACCGCTCCAAG GCTCGTCAGATTCTCGACAAGGAGGCCGAGTCGCGAAGCTGTGTTTCCAGCAGTGGCTTCTTGGTGCTCTTCCATGGACCGCATCACCACGGCTGCTCGGGCTCCGGTTCGTCAGCCCTCTCAGGCAATAATCTCACTCTAAATCTGGACGCGGGTGCTGCCGGTAGTCATTCGGCCATTTCGCCGGCAAGGTCGCACAACAGCATCGCCGCAACGGCCGAGATGAAGACGTAA
- the LOC122626524 gene encoding 1-phosphatidylinositol 4,5-bisphosphate phosphodiesterase classes I and II isoform X2: MMSAGGTYISTASVEVPQALQDGEKFIRWDDDSGTGTPVTMRVDAKGFFLYWVDQNNELDILDIATIRDVRTGQYAKRPKDNKLRQIVTLGPQDTLEEKTVTVCHGSDFVNMTFVNFCCTRRDIAQLWSDGLIKLAYSLAQLNGSAIMFLQKAHTKLCLQVDKSGRIPVKNIIKLFAQNKEDRKRVEKALDVTGLPSGKVDSIPVSKFQFEDFYNLYKYLTQRSEVERLFDSIVGNSKRKCMSIAQLVEFLNKTQRDPRLNEILYPYANPARAKELIQQYEPNKFNAQKGQLSLDGFLRYLMGDDNPIMAPSKLDLCDDMDQPMSHYFINSSHNTYLTGHQLTGKSSVEIYRQCLLAGCRCVELDFWNGRTEEPVIVHGYTFVPEIFAKDVLEAIAESAFKTSEYPVILSFENHCNPRQQAKIANYCREIFGDMLLDKPLDSHPLEPNMDLPPPAMLRRKIIIKNKKKHHHHHHHHHHKKPAQVGTPAANNKLTTANSVDAKAAQQVALAAAHEDGGVTRSTANGDVATGTGAGSAAGTAGHAPPLQQIRQSSKDSTGSSDSDSSSEDESLPNTTPNLPSGNEPPPEKAQKETEAGAEISALVNYVQPIHFSSFENAEKKNRCYEMSSFDEKQATTLLKERPIEFVNYNKHQLSRVYPAGTRFDSSNFMPQLFWNAGCQLVALNFQTLDLAMQLNLGIFEYNARSGYLLKPEFMRRSDRRLDPFAESTVDGIIAGTVSITVLSGQFLTDKRANTFVEVDMYGLPADTVRKKFRTKTVRDNGMNPVYDEEPFVFKKVVLPELASIRIAAYEEGGKLIGHRVLPVIGLCPGYRHVNLRSEVGQPIALASLFLCVVVKDYVPDDLSNFAEALANPIKYQSELEKRDIQLSVLTDEAEALGNADEDLSKSCGQKKELRPVESLATSPKHRASISAAAAMSVDITVDRTDGGRGEDSVSIVAPSIQHQHSLDQSVSTSIRQVESSQFDVDLVLAEPLEKILDHKSVKEKRLEMEKKLESLRKKHDKEKVKIAGQKSSPLEGKKPKFAITNKLVKRLSNKSLNCLSPHSEPGIEVPACPLDLGDSSEESAAADAGEDLAGGSSSLDGRTQESRLRSACREYTSQYRELQEKYHEAIYTAAEKVLKTSQTGQTKQLKASLDKVTGEVMHQLQEARRNEVKTLATVHRDRDELIRMKREVASSVVERGVAERVRLKQTFDRRTDELQKQHDSVRNSLAEHRSKARQILDKEAESRSCVSSSGFLVLFHGPHHHGCSGSGSSALSGNNLTLNLDAGAAGSHSAISPARSHNSIAATAEMKT; encoded by the exons GACTCGGGCACTGGAACACCGGTCACAATGCGCGTCGACGCCAAGGGCTTCTTTCTCTACTGGGTCGACCAAAACAACGAGCTGGATATCCTGGATATAGCCACCATTCGCGACGTTCGCACAGGACAGTACGCCAAGCGGCCAAAG GACAACAAGCTGCGCCAGATTGTGACGCTGGGCCCCCAGGACACGCTGGAGGAGAAGACGGTGACCGTGTGCCACGGCTCGGATTTCGTCAACATGACGTTCGTTAACTTCTGCTGCACCCGCCGGGACATAGCCCAG CTCTGGAGCGACGGACTCATCAAGTTGGCCTACAGTTTGGCCCAGCTCAACGGCTCGGCGATTATGTTCCTGCAGAAGGCCCACACCAAACTGTGTCTCCAGGTGGACAAGAGCGGTCGCATACCAGTGAAAAA CATCATAAAACTTTTCGCCCAAAACAAGGAGGATCGCAAACGTGTCGAGAAGGCGCTGGACGTGACCGGTTTGCCGTCGGGAAAGGTCGATAGCATACCGGTGTCCAAATTTCAATTCGAGGACTTTTACAATTTGTACAAATATCTCACGCAGCGCTCGGAGGTGGAGCGCCTCTTCGACAGCAT CGTCGGCAACTCGAAGCGCAAGTGCATGTCCATCGCCCAACTGGTGGAGTTCCTGAACAAGACGCAGCGTGATCCCCGCCTCAACGAGATCCTCTATCCCTACGCGAATCCCGCCCGCGCCAAGGAGCTCATCCAGCAGTATGAGCCCAACAAGTTCAACGCGCAAAAGGGCCAACTCAGCCTGGATGGCTTTTTGAG GTACTTAATGGGCGACGACAATCCCATCATGGCGCCCAGCAAGCTCGATCTCTGCGATGACATGGACCAGCCGATGTCGCACTACTTCATCAACTCCTCGCACAACACCTACTTGACGGGCCACCAGCTGACCGGCAAGTCGTCCGTGGAGATTTACAGGCAGTGCCTCCTGGCGGGATGCAG ATGCGTCGAGCTTGACTTCTGGAACGGACGCACCGAGGAGCCGGTCATTGTCCACGGCTACACGTTCGTGCCCGAGATTTTCGCCAAGGACGTGCTGGAGGCCATCGCAGAGAGTGCATTTAAAACATCCGAATACCCTGTGATATTGAGCTTTGAGAATCACTGCAACCCTAGGCAACAG GCGAAAATTGCCAACTATTGTCGCGAAATATTCGGCGATATGCTGCTCGACAAGCCGCTGGACTCGCATCCGCTGGAACCGAACATGGACTTGCCACCGCCGGCGATGCTGCGCCGCAAGATCATCATCAAGAACAAGAAgaagcaccaccaccaccatcaccatcatcaccacaaAAAGCCGGCGCAGGTGGGCACGCCGGCAGCCAACAACAAACTGACTACAGCGAACTCAG TGGATGCCAAGGCGGCGCAACAAGTCGCTCTGGCGGCCGCGCATGAGGATGGGGGCGTGACCAGGAGCACCGCCAACGGGGACGTTGCCACGGGAACAGGAGCCGGAAGTGCTGCTGGGACAGCAGGACACGCACCGCCGTTGCAA CAAATCCGCCAAAGCTCCAAAGACAGCACTGGATCCTCCGATTCGGACAGCTCCTCGGAGGATGAATCCCTGCCCAACACCACGCCCAATTTGCCCAGTGGCAACGAACCTCCGCCGGAAAAGGCTCAGAAGGAAACGGAGGCCGGAGCAGAGATTTCAGCTTTGGTCAACTATGTTCAGCCCATCCACTTTAGCTCCTTTGAAAATGCAGAAA AAAAGAATCGCTGCTACGAAATGTCTTCGTTCGATGAGAAACAGGCAACAACACTGTTAAAGGAGCGACCGATTGAGTTTGTGAACTACAACAAGCACCAGTTATCTCGAGTCTATCCGGCGGGAACTCGCTTCGATAGCTCCAACTTTATGCCGCAGTTGTTCTGGAATGCCGGATGTCAGCTCGTGGCACTCAACTTCCAGACCCTCGATCTGGCCATGCAACTCAACTTGGGGATCTTCGAGTACAACGCTCGGTCCGGTTATCTACTCAAGCCGGAGTTTATGCGCCGCTCAGATCGCAGACTGGATCCCTTCGCCGAAAGCACTGTGGATGGCATCATAGCTGGCACAGTATCGATCACGGTCTTATCGGGTCAGTTTCTCACGGATAAGAGGGCGAACACTTTTGTGGAAGTGGACATGTACGGCTTGCCAGCGGACACTGTGAGAAAGAAGTTCCGCACCAAGACAGTCCGGGACAATGGAATGAATCCAGTTTACGACGAGGAGCCGTTTGTGTTTAAGAAGGTGGTTCTGCCTGAGCTGGCGAGTATTCGAATTGCCGCATATGAGGAGGGTGGCAAACTCATCGGTCACCGCGTTTTGCCCGTAATCGGTCTCTGCCCTGGCTACCGACATGTGAATCTCCGATCCGAAGTGGGTCAACCAATAGCCCTGGCATCCCTTTTCCTGTGCGTCGTGGTCAAGGATTATGTGCCCGACGATCTCTCCAATTTCGCAGAGGCGCTAGCCAACCCGATTAAATACCAAAGTGAGCTGGAGAAGCGCGATATTCAACTGTCTGTTCTGACTGACGAGGCCGAAGCGCTGGGCAATGCGGACGAGGATCTGTCCAAGTCGT GTGGCCAGAAAAAGGAGCTGCGTCCGGTTGAATCGCTAGCGACTTCGCCCAAGCACAGGGCGAGTATCTCGGCAGCTGCGGCAATGAGTGTGGACATTACCGTGGATCGGACCGATGGCGGAAGGGGAGAGGATAGCGTCTCTATCGTGGCACCCTCAATTCAGCATCAGCACTCCCTAGACCAGTCCGTAAGCACCTCCATCCGTCAGGTGGAGTCCTCGCAGTTTGATGTGGATCTTGTATTGGCGGAGCCGCTAGAAAAGATCTTGGATCACAAGTCCGTCAAGGAAAAGCGTCTCGAGATGGAGAAGAAGCTGGAGTCGCTGCGAAAGAAGCATGACAAGGAAAAGGTCAAGATCGCGGGCCAGAAATCCAGTCCGCTTGAGGGCAAGAAGCCGAAGTTTGCCATCACGAATAAGCTGGTGAAACGGCTAAGCAACAAGAGTCT TAATTGTCTCTCTCCACACAGCGAGCCTGGCATAGAGGTCCCCGCCTGCCCTCTGGATCTAGGCGATAGCAGCGAGGAGAGCGCAGCCGCGGACGCCGGTGAGGACTTAGCCGGTGGGAGCAGCAGCCTGGATGGCAGAACTCAGGAGTCGCGACTGCGCAGTGCCTGCCGGGAGTACACGTCCCAGTACCGGGAGCTGCAGGAGAAGTACCACGAGGCTATTTACACTGCTGCCGAGAAGGTGCTAAAGACATCGCAAACTGGTCAAACAAAGCAGCTGAAGGCATCGCTGGACAAGGTCACTGGAGAGGTGATGCACCAGCTGCAGGAGGCGCGCCGCAACGAGGTCAAGACTCTGGCCACCGTGCACCGGGATCGAGATGAACTGATCAG AATGAAACGCGAGGTGGCAAGCTCCGTTGTGGAACGTGGCGTAGCTGAACGTGTGCGGCTGAAGCAGACCTTTGACCGGAGAACGGATGAACTCCAGAAGCAGCACGACTCAGTGCGCAATTCCCTGGCAGAACACCGCTCCAAG GCTCGTCAGATTCTCGACAAGGAGGCCGAGTCGCGAAGCTGTGTTTCCAGCAGTGGCTTCTTGGTGCTCTTCCATGGACCGCATCACCACGGCTGCTCGGGCTCCGGTTCGTCAGCCCTCTCAGGCAATAATCTCACTCTAAATCTGGACGCGGGTGCTGCCGGTAGTCATTCGGCCATTTCGCCGGCAAGGTCGCACAACAGCATCGCCGCAACGGCCGAGATGAAGACGTAA